The following coding sequences lie in one Candidatus Nitrospira allomarina genomic window:
- the sthA gene encoding Si-specific NAD(P)(+) transhydrogenase, which translates to MSNQFEFDLLCIGSGPAGQRAAIQAAKFRKRVGVVERQQCAGGVCIELGTIPSKTLREAVLSFMATNHPFVQQTRNRERHRPTAEQLFSRVQLVRNREVDIVEDQLWRNDIELISGEASFTDAHTLVIHTEHETKTVTAENILLAVGTVAAPPPGTGVDGEIIVTSDEMVHLTSLPKRLVVVGGGVIGMEYASMFAALEIDVTVVDKREHLLEFLDNEIVEELIHQMRNRDVTFRLGETVEELTISEGPPKQAVIQLESGKRLVSDMVLYSAGRIGATDRLNLAGAGLTADNRGRIAVDQAFRTQVPHIFAAGDVIGFPSLASTSAAQGRRAACHAFGVSAGPMDSHFPFGIYAIPEISMIGAHEHELTEKKIPYETGVARYKEIARGQIMGDDSGLLKMLFHRETRKLLGVHVIGTGATELIHIGQAVLELGGGLDYFLDRIFNYPTLAECYKVAALNAFNKLSQIG; encoded by the coding sequence ATGAGCAATCAATTCGAATTTGATCTGTTATGCATCGGCAGCGGCCCGGCAGGCCAACGAGCGGCAATTCAAGCCGCCAAATTCAGGAAGCGGGTGGGAGTGGTTGAACGTCAGCAATGCGCGGGCGGCGTGTGCATAGAACTCGGGACCATTCCCAGCAAAACTCTGCGCGAGGCCGTGTTATCCTTCATGGCCACCAACCATCCGTTTGTCCAACAGACGAGAAACCGGGAACGGCACCGTCCCACAGCCGAACAATTATTCTCTCGGGTGCAACTCGTCCGAAACCGCGAAGTCGACATCGTGGAGGACCAGCTCTGGAGGAATGACATCGAACTCATTTCCGGCGAAGCCTCCTTCACTGACGCCCATACCCTTGTTATTCACACAGAACACGAGACGAAAACCGTCACGGCTGAGAATATCCTGCTTGCCGTCGGAACCGTTGCCGCCCCCCCACCTGGTACCGGCGTGGATGGTGAAATCATTGTCACCAGTGACGAGATGGTCCACCTGACATCCTTGCCCAAAAGATTAGTGGTGGTCGGCGGGGGCGTAATCGGGATGGAGTATGCGTCAATGTTTGCCGCACTCGAAATCGATGTGACCGTGGTGGACAAACGGGAGCACTTGCTGGAATTCCTGGACAACGAAATCGTTGAGGAACTCATTCATCAAATGAGAAACCGGGATGTGACCTTCCGATTGGGAGAAACCGTGGAAGAATTGACCATCTCTGAAGGTCCTCCCAAACAAGCTGTGATACAACTGGAGTCAGGGAAGCGCCTTGTGTCCGACATGGTCCTGTATTCCGCAGGGAGAATCGGCGCAACCGACCGATTAAATCTAGCTGGTGCGGGCCTGACGGCGGATAATCGTGGACGCATTGCGGTCGATCAAGCTTTTCGAACGCAGGTCCCCCATATCTTCGCCGCCGGCGACGTTATTGGGTTCCCCAGTCTCGCCTCCACCTCCGCCGCGCAAGGTCGACGGGCTGCCTGCCATGCCTTCGGGGTCAGTGCCGGTCCCATGGATTCACACTTTCCCTTCGGCATCTACGCCATTCCTGAGATTTCCATGATCGGCGCGCATGAACATGAGCTGACCGAAAAAAAAATCCCTTATGAAACCGGCGTTGCCCGCTATAAAGAAATCGCTCGCGGGCAAATTATGGGAGATGACAGTGGTTTGCTCAAAATGCTGTTTCATCGTGAGACCCGAAAGCTCCTCGGCGTCCATGTGATTGGCACTGGTGCCACGGAGCTCATCCATATCGGGCAGGCGGTGCTGGAATTGGGGGGAGGTCTGGACTATTTTCTTGACCGTATCTTCAATTATCCGACTCTTGCGGAATGTTACAAGGTGGCCGCCTTAAATGCCTTTAATAAACTTTCACAAATAGGATAG